The following are encoded together in the Mastacembelus armatus chromosome 6, fMasArm1.2, whole genome shotgun sequence genome:
- the sema4ba gene encoding sema domain, immunoglobulin domain (Ig), transmembrane domain (TM) and short cytoplasmic domain, (semaphorin) 4Ba — translation MWTKSMAWLCLPFYTILLLSCFHTSVMENDVTPRLTFSYNAKERTTRSFTVDGVFNYTSFLLSKEDNTLYVGAREILFALNLSDISAVKLQRHLMWKTPERKRDECSFKGKDLQTDCFNYIKILLRMNSTHLYVCGTYAFSPICAYINTADFSLVKSDTGEIVTEDGRSRCPFNPEYKSTAIMADGELYAGTVSNFQGNEPIIYKSLSQGTALKTENSLNWLQDPAFVGSAYIQESLPKGNLVGDDNKIYFFFSEAGKEFDFFDNTVVSRIARVCKGDMGGERVLQKKWTTFLKAQLLCSLPDDGFPFNIIQDMFVLTPSPEDWKNTVFYGVFTSQWYKGASGSSAVCSFTMDQVEKAFNGRYREVNRETQQWYTYNHPVPEPRPGACITNAAREQGIYSSLHMPDKVLNFVKDHFLMDSVIRSQPLLLKRNVRYTQIAVHRVQAAHKAYNVLFIGTDDGRLHKAININSKMHIIEEMVLFPDSHPVQHMELDTEKGQLYVSSFSELVEVPVANCTNYQSCGECILSRDPYCAWNGKQCVDIRQASTRNAWQQDVDEADTSAICNKTAPSPRFPKPPPTRMSSCQVIIIPANTFKVLPCKLRSNLAERRWEFSESAGHFHYPSPEGGLVVVAQADKQENYECWSVEEGFRQLLANYCVRGEAKQESTTLTGRSRTPQISQEEFIILPGEARSPQIITKTYWNELIVVCALLAFSLVVFSLFVIYRNRDHMKSMLKEGECPNMQQKKPRIVGKPAENLPLNGNTVTASVSDHKGYQTLNDNYICSTPPHECSSPDNSKSFSESDKRPLNFKESHVEISPTCPRPRVRLGSEIKDSIV, via the exons ATGTGGACAAAGAGTATGGCTTGGCTCTGTCTCCCATTCTACACTATCCTGCTGCTTAGTTGCTTTCATACAAGTGTCATGGAAAACGATGTCACTCCACGCCTCACCTTCTCCTACA ATGCAAAGGAGAGGACAACCAGAAGTTTCACCGTTGACGGAGTCTTCAACTACACCTCATTCCTCCTTAGTAAAGAAGACAACACGCTGTATGTTGGCGCTCGGGAGATTCTCTTTGCACTCAACCTATCTGATATCAGCGCAGTCAAGCTACAGAGACAT CTCATGTGGAAAACtccagagaggaagagagatgagTGCAGTTTTAAAGGCAAAGATCTGCAA ACGGACTGCTTCAACTACATCAAGATTTTACTACGTATGAACAGCACTCATCTGTACGTGTGTGGAACATATGCCTTCAGCCCCATCTGTGCTTACATA AACACTGCGGATTTCTCGCTCGTCAAAAGCGACACTGGGGAGATTGTTACAGAGGATGGACGAAGCCGCTGCCCGTTCAACCCTGAATACAAGTCCACTGCCATCATGGCTG ATGGAGAGCTGTATGCTGGTACAGTCAGTAATTTCCAAGGAAATGAACCAATCATATACAAGAGTCTAAGCCAAGGAActgctttaaaaacagaaaattcactTAACTGGCTTCAAG accCAGCCTTTGTCGGCTCTGCCTACATACAGGAGAGCCTGCCCAAGGGCAACCTAGTGGGCGATGACAATAAGATTTACTTCTTCTTTAGTGAAGCAGGGAAGGAGTTTGATTTCTTTGACAACACCGTTGTGTCACGCATTGCTCGCGTGTGTAAG GGTGACATGGGAGGTGAGAGAGTTCTGCAGAAGAAGTGGACAACCTTCCTGAAGGCTCAGCTCTTGTGCTCTCTGCCTGATGATGGTTTCCCATTCAACATAATTCAAGACATGTTTGTGCTGACACCCAGCCCTGAGGACTGGAAGAACACTGTGTTTTATGGAGTCTTCACATCTCAGTG GTACAAGGGTGCTTCAGGAAGCTCTGCAGTGTGTTCCTTCACTATGGACCAGGTGGAAAAAGCATTCAATGGGCGATATCGAGAGGTCAACCGAGAGACCCAGCAGTGGTACACATACAACCATCCAGTCCCAGAGCCTCGGCCTGGAGCG TGCATCACAAATGCTGCAAGAGAGCAGGGAATCTACTCCTCGCTGCACATGCCAGACAAGGTGCTGAATTTTGTCAAAGACCACTTCCTGATGGACAGCGTGATCCGCAGCCAACCTCTCCTGCTGAAACGTAATGTCCGCTACACCCAGATTGCTGTCCACCGAGTCCAGGCAGCACACAAGGCCTATAATGTGCTTTTCATTGGCACAG ATGATGGGAGACTTCATAAAGCTATTAACATCAACAGCAAGATGCACATCATTGAGGAGATGGTGCTCTTCCCTGACTCCCATCCTGTGCAGCACATGGAGCTGGACACTGAAAAG GGTCAGCTTTATGTTTCCTCATTCTCTGAACTGGTGGAGGTCCCAGTAGCTAACTGCACTAATTATCAGAGCTGCGGGGAATGCATCCTCTCCAGGGATCCTTACTGTGCCTGGAACGGGAAGCAGTGTGTGGATATCAGACAGGCTTCAACAAGGAA TGCCTGGCAACAGGATGTAGATGAAGCAGACACATCAGCTATTTGCAACAAAACAGCGCCAAGTCCACGGTTTCCTAAACCTCCACCTACAC GAATGTCATCATGTCAGGTGATCATTATCCCAGCCAACACTTTCAAAGTACTGCCTTGCAAACTGCGCTCTAATTTGGCTGAGAGGAGGTGGGAGTTCAGTGAGAGTGCAGGTCATTTCCATTACCCCAGTCCAGAGGGGGGGCTGGTAGTGGTAGCTCAAGCTGACAAGCAGGAAAACTATGAGTGCTGGTCAGTGGAGGAAGGCTTCAGACAGCTGCTGGCAAACTACTGTGTAAGGGGTGAGGCCAAGCAGGAGAGCACCACCCTGACAGGCCGTTCACGTACGCCGCAGATCTCCCAGGAGGAGTTTATCATACTGCCAGGGGAGGCCCGCTCGCCgcagatcatcactaagaccTACTGGAACGAGCTGATTGTGGTGTGTGCCCTCTTGGCGTTTTCCCTGGTGGTCTTCTCTTTATTTGTGATTTATAGGAACCGTGACCACATGAAGTCCATGCTCAAGGAGGGAGAGTGTCCCAACATGCAGCAGAAGAAGCCCAGAATAGTGGGGAAACCGGCTGAGAACTTGCCGCTCAATGGAAACACAGTTACAGCATCAGTATCAGACCACAAGGGCTACCAGACCCTTAATGACAACTACATATGCAGCACTCCACCACACGAGTGCTCATCGCCCGACAACAGCAAGAGCTTCTCGGAGTCAGATAAGAGGCCTTTGAACTTTAAAGAGAGCCACGTAGAAATTTCTCCCACATGCCCAAGGCCACGGGTCAGACTGGGCTCTGAGATTAAGGACTCCATAGTGTGA
- the rasef2 gene encoding ras and EF-hand domain-containing protein: MDRPSLRRLFSVCDVNKSGKIEYEDFTVVCRELNVPESQIRTLFDRFDADEDGYIDYSKFSSKFEEVSQTIDLASFVAGPAQNQDCPGAEFVDRVDAESLLSESLREQLADLYQTIHSSANMTLLQQYEEITRSLISQSLDNRLECEQLETSLKRVEEMNNSQLAELEDDIQQQLARTEEKVRDEERKKMEGIMAAMQRKHENEVADLHANVERLLKSQEDSEFNHSKEEVVRLNRQISDLSQENEQLRTSLLQAQTNISILHSELDKLKNMYADQKAQHERETDDLKRMVMEYQSYSSQIQLLQEMNKKLYDSNDGLRSALASEAVAAKRRLSPQNVIPARRMKPLRQSTFNHSSLEQDCSKTAYSDVATWADMYLDSGVSLPMDTAESTGSDYDSDDSSSSVETVHHSYSDVPSDVEISEVKSEAAVSVTPSRASSIASSLRRRLSAFSTKPSEADIQETEEPVPMYRLVLAGDAGAGKSSFLLRLTLNEFRGDIQTTLGVDFQVKRMLVDGEKTSLQIWDTAGQERFRSIARSYFRKAHGVLLLYDVTSESSFLNIRAWVDQIQDSTEEKIPMCVIGNKVDLREQLGEGGCVSSLHGEKLAKAYGALFCETSAKEGTNVVEAVLHLAREVKKNVRLRRQSDSQVRLNQINPKKTLNSCCGL, encoded by the exons ATGGACCGACCCAGCCTTCGGAgactattttctgtttgtgatgTGAACAAGTCCGGTAAGATTGAATACGAGGACTTCACAGTTGTCTGTCGTGAACTTAACGTCCCGGAAAGCCAGATCCGAACGCTGTTCGACAGGTTCGACGCGGACGAAGACGGATACATCGACTACAGCAAGTTTTCCTCCAAGTTTGAGGAAGTTTCACAGACTATAGACTTGGCGTCTTTCGTCGCTGGACCAGCACAAAACCAAGACTGCCCCGGGGCAGAGTTTGTGGACAGAGTAGATGCGGAGTCTCTCCTGTCAGAAAG TCTCAGGGAGCAGCTGGCTGATCTGTACCAGACCATTCACTCCTCTGCAAACATGACTCTACTGCAGCAGTATGAGGAAATCACACGCTCTCTGATCAGTCAAAGCCTGGATAACAGACTGGAGTGTGAACAACTCGAAACCAGTTTAAAGAG AGTTGAGGAGATGAATAACAGTCAGCTGGCAGAACTTGAGGATGATATACAGCAACAACTTGCCAGAAcagaagagaaagtgagagatgaG GAGCGTAAGAAAATGGAGGGAATTATGGCTGCCATGCAAAGGAAGCATGAGAATGAGGTTGCAGACCTGCACGCAAATGTTGAAAGATTGTTAAAG AGCCAAGAGGACTCTGAATTCAACCATTCAAAGGAGGAGGTGgtcagactgaacagacaaATCAGTGATCTCTCTCAG GAAAATGAGCAGCTGAGGACATCCTTGCTGCAAGCACAGACAAACATCTCCATTTTGCACTCAGAGCTGGACAAGCTGAAGAACATGTATGCAGATCAGAAAGCTCAACATGAAAG agaaacagatgATTTGAAGAGGATGGTTATGGAATATCAGTCATACTCCAGTCAGATTCAGCTCCTCCA ggaaatgaataaaaagctGTACGACAGTAATGACGGGCTGCGCTCTGCGTTAGCCAGTGAAGCTGTTGCAGCTAAAAGGAGG CTGTCTCCCCAAAACGTCATCCCAGCTCGCAGGATGAAGCCCCTCCGACAGAGCACATTCAACCACAGcag CTTAGAGCAGGATTGCAGCAAAACAGCTTATTCTGATGTGGCCACCTGGGCTGATATGTACCTGGATAGTGGTGTCTCTTTGCCAATGGACACAGCTGAGAGCACAGGCAGTGATTATGACAGTGATGACAGTAGTAGCTCGGTGGAAACTGTGCACCACAGTTACTCCGATGTCCCATCGGATGTCGAG ATATCGGAAGTAAAATCTGAAGCTGCGGTGTCAGTGACTCCTAGCAGAGCGAGTTCCATTGCATCATCCCTACGAAGACGTTTGTCGGCTTTTTCCACAAAG CCATCAGAAGCAGACATACAAGAAACTGAGGAACCAGTGCCAATGTACCGTCTGGTTTTGGCTGGAGACGCAGGAGCTGGGAAGTCTAGTTTCTTACTGAGACTGACACTCAATGAGTTCAGAGGAGACATTCAAACAACACTGG GTGTTGATTTCCAGGTGAAGAGGATGCTAGTGGATGGAGAGAAGACAAGTCTACAGATCTGGGACACAGCTGGACAGGAGAG GTTCCGTAGTATTGCCAGGTCCTACTTTCGTAAGGCTCATGGAGTCCTGTTGCTCTATGACGTTACTTCAGAAAGCAGCTTCCTTAACATCAGAGCATGGGTGGATCAGATTCAG gattcaacagaagagaaaatcCCAATGTGTGTTATTGGAAACAAGGTGGACCTTCGAGAGCAGCTTGGAGAGGGAGGCTGCGTGAGCAGTTTGCACGGAGAGAAGTTGGCCAAg GCATACGGTGCCTTGTTCTGTGAAACAAGTGCCAAAGAGGGAACCAACGTTGTTGAAGCTGTGCTTCATCTAGCAAG agaagtaaagaaaaatgtcagaCTGAGACGGCAATCAGATTCTCAGGTCAGACTGAATCAGATTAACCCAAAGAAGACACTTAACAGCTGCTGCGGACTGTAG